The Xiphias gladius isolate SHS-SW01 ecotype Sanya breed wild chromosome 4, ASM1685928v1, whole genome shotgun sequence genome includes a window with the following:
- the naa20 gene encoding N-alpha-acetyltransferase 20 translates to MSLCPCEVKGHTAAAKMTTLRPFTCDDLFKFNNINLDPLTETYGIPFYLQYLAHWPEYFIVAEAPGGELMGYIMGKAEGSVAREEWHGHVTALSVAPEFRRLGLAAKLMEMLEEISERKGGFFVDLFVRVSNQVAVNMYKRLGYSVYRTVIEYYSASNGEPDEDAYDMRKALSRDTEKKSIIPLPHPVRPEDIE, encoded by the exons ATGTCTCTTTGCCCCTGCGAGGTGAAGGGTCACACAGCGGCGGCCAAGATGACAACATTGCGACCGTTTACCTGCGACGATTTGTTTAAATTCAACAACAT CAACCTGGATCCTTTGACAGAAACT TATGGGATCCCCTTTTACCTCCAGTACCTGGCTCACTGGCCGGAGTACTTCATCGTTGCAGAGGCTCCTGGTGGTGAACTGATGGGCTACA tCATGGGCAAGGCGGAGGGATCCGTGGCGCGCGAGGAGTGGCACGGACACGTCACGGCTCTGTCGGTTGCCCCAGAGTTCAGGCGACTCGGTCTGGCGGCCAAGCTCATGGAGATGCTGGAGGAGATCTCGGAGAG GAAAGGTGGATTCTTTGTGGATCTCTTCGTGCGAGTCTCCAACCAAGTGGCGGTGAACATGTACAAGCGTCTGGGCTACAGCGTCTACAGGACGGTGATAGAATATTACTCAGCTAGCAACGGAGAACCTGACGAAGACGCTTACG ATATGAGGAAAGCTCTCTCCAGAGACACGGAGAAGAAGTCGATCATCCCGCTGCCACATCCTGTCAGACCAGAAGACATCGAATAA